Proteins encoded by one window of Bacteroidales bacterium:
- a CDS encoding S8 family serine peptidase codes for MKLISIILLLLAIQTALIAQSNTAFFLVNFKDKGNSAHLKSTPETFLSRKSLERRQKQNISIETSDLPVNQYYVNQVTSLGAKIITKSRWFNYVVIECPPATIEALEELTFIKKISPLDNSKTDVTENTSKSFFRNESFAPNSKGNIKSVSSNTYSYGSGENQITMMKGEFLHNHGFSGQGMTIAVLDAGFNSVDFLPAFDSLRLNNQIKGVKDFVDPAGNVYNTNISAHGTMVLSTMAALIPGELVGTAPKADYWLLRSEDAASEYIMEEYYWVNAAEYADSIGADLINSSLGYTTFDDPASNHTYADMDGNTTYITLGADMAASKGILVVNSAGNSGADPWTYIGAPADGDSVFTVGAVDAFGNYAYFSSKGPTSDGRIKPVISSQGQNSAVYSPWGLGFGSGTSFSSPIIAGITACYWQAAPLLTNMQIIENIKSTASLATAPDTLIGWGIPNFADAYYALGISQVEESILAGKLKTYPNPFNDVLEVQGDVSEGQAVVEIFTMQGKKIYVNEQLIHRNTAFNLTGLSFLPSGIYILKVRSQGAVLTTKIQKS; via the coding sequence ATGAAACTCATCTCAATTATATTACTGCTTCTGGCTATCCAGACTGCTCTTATTGCTCAATCAAACACTGCTTTTTTTCTTGTGAATTTCAAAGATAAAGGCAATTCTGCCCACCTTAAATCAACCCCTGAAACTTTCCTTTCCAGGAAATCTCTTGAAAGGCGACAAAAGCAGAATATTAGTATTGAAACTTCAGATCTTCCTGTAAATCAATATTATGTCAACCAGGTAACTTCCCTGGGAGCAAAAATTATTACAAAGTCCAGGTGGTTTAACTATGTGGTAATTGAATGCCCGCCTGCAACCATAGAGGCATTGGAAGAGCTTACTTTCATAAAAAAAATATCTCCCCTGGATAATTCCAAAACAGATGTTACTGAAAATACTTCAAAATCATTTTTTCGAAACGAAAGCTTTGCACCTAATTCAAAGGGAAATATAAAATCAGTTTCATCCAACACCTATAGTTATGGTTCCGGTGAAAACCAGATTACAATGATGAAAGGGGAATTTCTTCATAATCATGGTTTTAGCGGACAAGGAATGACAATTGCAGTGCTTGATGCAGGTTTCAATAGTGTTGATTTTCTTCCTGCATTTGATAGTCTCCGATTGAATAACCAAATAAAGGGAGTAAAAGATTTCGTTGATCCTGCGGGTAATGTCTATAATACCAATATTAGCGCACATGGTACGATGGTACTATCAACCATGGCAGCCCTGATTCCCGGCGAGTTGGTAGGTACAGCCCCTAAAGCGGATTATTGGTTGCTCCGGTCAGAAGATGCAGCATCCGAATATATAATGGAAGAATACTACTGGGTTAATGCAGCAGAATATGCCGATAGCATTGGAGCCGATCTTATCAATTCTTCCCTGGGATACACCACGTTTGATGATCCTGCTTCCAATCACACCTATGCTGACATGGACGGCAATACCACATACATCACATTAGGAGCCGATATGGCAGCATCAAAAGGTATCCTGGTAGTCAATAGCGCTGGTAACTCAGGGGCTGATCCCTGGACCTATATTGGAGCCCCTGCTGATGGGGATAGCGTCTTCACAGTTGGAGCAGTGGATGCTTTTGGTAATTATGCGTATTTCAGCTCAAAAGGTCCGACCTCAGATGGACGTATAAAACCAGTGATCTCCTCTCAAGGACAAAACTCAGCAGTTTATAGCCCATGGGGCCTGGGATTCGGAAGTGGTACATCATTTTCTTCACCCATTATTGCCGGCATCACAGCATGTTACTGGCAGGCTGCACCCTTACTAACCAATATGCAGATTATTGAGAATATAAAATCAACTGCCAGCCTGGCCACAGCCCCTGACACCTTAATCGGGTGGGGAATACCAAATTTTGCCGATGCTTATTATGCACTTGGAATATCGCAGGTAGAAGAGAGTATCCTGGCTGGAAAACTAAAAACATATCCTAACCCATTCAATGATGTTCTGGAGGTACAGGGTGATGTGTCTGAAGGACAGGCTGTAGTTGAAATCTTCACAATGCAAGGGAAAAAGATTTATGTAAATGAACAGTTGATTCATCGGAATACTGCTTTCAACCTTACAGGACTATCATTCCTTCCGTCCGGTATCTATATCCTTAAAGTTAGATCTCAGGGTGCAGTTCTGACAACTAAGATTCAGAAAAGCTAA
- a CDS encoding helix-turn-helix transcriptional regulator, whose translation MKDRIILLIRALNYTSAQFADEIGVQKSGISHIISGRNNPSLDFVQKILQRFPEVNMEWLIMGKGSMIKGETQKVPEAENNLFPSSAGNNQAFDLFSAQISPAFEDNEAVKSPEILTETMPAEDISTGSPSLPSFDEPTPLSRKQESEPDKKGKTTIEMDSIVVKHKKVEKILFFYTDRSFLEYYPES comes from the coding sequence GTGAAAGATCGAATTATACTTTTGATTAGGGCATTGAATTATACTTCTGCCCAATTTGCAGATGAGATAGGTGTTCAGAAGTCAGGAATCTCACATATCATTTCTGGCAGAAATAATCCCAGTCTCGATTTTGTCCAGAAGATACTGCAGCGATTTCCTGAAGTAAATATGGAATGGTTGATCATGGGTAAAGGGTCAATGATAAAGGGAGAGACTCAAAAAGTTCCGGAAGCAGAAAATAATCTTTTTCCTTCTTCAGCAGGAAATAATCAAGCCTTTGACCTGTTTAGTGCACAAATATCCCCTGCATTTGAGGATAATGAAGCTGTAAAATCACCTGAAATACTTACGGAAACAATGCCTGCGGAAGATATTTCCACTGGTTCTCCATCTTTACCAAGTTTTGATGAACCCACTCCATTATCCAGAAAGCAGGAAAGTGAACCCGATAAAAAGGGAAAAACCACTATAGAAATGGATTCTATAGTGGTTAAACATAAAAAGGTAGAAAAGATACTCTTCTTTTATACTGACAGATCGTTCCTGGAATATTACCCGGAGTCCTAG
- the ndk gene encoding nucleoside-diphosphate kinase: MSGTITFTMIKPDAVEAGNSGLIIDHILKHGFGIKALKLVHLNKSQAEAFYAVHKERPFFSGLVEFMTSGPVIAAVLEKQNAVEAYRELIGSTNPEQAAEGTIRKLYAKNIQNNAVHGSDSDSNAELESSFFFNHFERI; encoded by the coding sequence ATGTCAGGTACAATTACATTTACAATGATTAAACCCGATGCTGTCGAAGCCGGGAACAGTGGATTAATAATTGACCATATCCTGAAACATGGATTTGGAATTAAAGCTTTAAAGCTGGTTCATTTGAATAAATCACAGGCTGAAGCATTCTATGCAGTTCATAAAGAAAGACCATTTTTCAGTGGCCTGGTAGAATTCATGACCTCAGGACCGGTGATTGCAGCTGTTCTGGAGAAGCAAAATGCTGTAGAAGCCTATAGGGAGCTTATTGGATCAACGAATCCGGAACAGGCTGCTGAAGGTACTATCAGAAAACTCTATGCGAAGAATATTCAGAATAATGCTGTTCATGGTTCTGATTCCGATTCAAATGCAGAATTAGAAAGCAGCTTCTTTTTTAATCATTTTGAAAGAATCTAG
- a CDS encoding bifunctional oligoribonuclease/PAP phosphatase NrnA yields the protein MNRLDNVVEYFRKLISSPVSVLITAHYNPDGDTIGASLALMHFLKPLGHDVKVLVPNEPPSFLHWMPGCSELIIYQSDPEVGNELISDADLIFCMDYNSSSRVKFFSKQLDDSQATKVMIDHHPFPSNEFDLSISVTEVSSTSELLFNLLDEAGYSESVTREMAECMFTGIMTDTGSFSYSCNRPETFNITSRLISTGINIEKIHRMVYDTYSESRMRLLGHCLGARLKVLPQFSTAYIWLTKSDLEDFDYKPGDTEGVVNYALSIQNVCLAALFTEREDRIRISLRSKGDFSVNEFARKHFQGGGHKNAAGADSMESMELTLKHFEALLVEYQASLTSNMEDYL from the coding sequence TTGAACAGACTCGACAACGTTGTTGAATATTTCAGGAAGCTGATTTCTTCTCCGGTCAGTGTATTAATCACTGCACATTATAATCCTGATGGAGATACAATCGGTGCCTCACTGGCGCTTATGCATTTCCTCAAACCTTTGGGCCATGATGTTAAGGTATTGGTTCCCAATGAGCCTCCATCATTTCTTCATTGGATGCCTGGCTGTAGTGAACTCATAATTTACCAATCTGATCCTGAAGTTGGAAATGAATTAATATCTGATGCCGACCTGATCTTCTGCATGGATTATAATTCAAGCAGTCGTGTTAAGTTTTTCTCGAAACAACTGGATGATTCTCAAGCTACTAAGGTAATGATTGACCATCATCCTTTTCCTTCCAATGAATTTGACCTTTCAATTTCTGTGACTGAAGTTTCCTCAACATCTGAGTTACTATTCAATTTGCTTGATGAAGCGGGCTATAGTGAATCTGTTACCAGGGAAATGGCTGAATGCATGTTTACAGGAATTATGACTGATACAGGCTCTTTCAGCTATTCATGTAACCGGCCTGAAACCTTCAATATCACTTCCAGGTTGATATCTACCGGTATCAATATTGAAAAGATTCACCGGATGGTTTATGATACCTATTCTGAAAGCAGAATGCGCCTCCTGGGACATTGTCTTGGGGCAAGGTTAAAAGTCCTTCCCCAATTTTCTACGGCATATATCTGGCTCACAAAATCTGACCTTGAAGATTTTGATTATAAACCCGGTGACACTGAAGGTGTAGTGAATTATGCTTTAAGTATTCAAAATGTTTGTCTTGCTGCTTTATTTACTGAAAGAGAGGATCGTATCCGGATATCACTCCGTTCAAAAGGTGATTTTTCGGTTAATGAGTTTGCCAGGAAACATTTTCAGGGTGGAGGTCATAAAAATGCCGCCGGAGCTGATTCGATGGAATCTATGGAACTCACATTAAAGCACTTTGAGGCTCTCCTGGTGGAATACCAGGCAAGTTTAACCTCAAATATGGAAGACTACCTATGA
- a CDS encoding FKBP-type peptidyl-prolyl cis-trans isomerase, with translation MRTYMMMLLVSTMIFSSCSQTHVEKNGVLPGNNQLNEEIINANKKVVDLEDQQIKNLIKRYGWEMIETGTGLRYMINQEGNGEKPVIGDIATINYEIRLIAGEVVYSSKESGPKTFRIGSGGVEGGLEEAILLLRVGDKAKIIMPSHLAHGLIGDQNRIPGKATLIYDLEFAGIERAK, from the coding sequence ATGAGGACATACATGATGATGCTTTTAGTAAGCACGATGATATTCTCCAGTTGCTCTCAAACTCATGTGGAAAAGAATGGAGTATTACCTGGTAATAATCAGTTGAATGAAGAAATCATCAATGCTAATAAAAAGGTAGTCGATCTGGAGGACCAACAAATCAAGAACCTTATTAAACGATATGGCTGGGAAATGATTGAGACCGGCACAGGACTAAGGTATATGATAAATCAGGAAGGAAATGGTGAAAAGCCTGTTATTGGAGATATAGCTACGATTAACTATGAAATACGACTGATCGCTGGCGAAGTGGTGTATTCTTCAAAGGAATCAGGCCCAAAAACCTTTAGAATAGGAAGTGGTGGAGTAGAAGGAGGGCTTGAAGAAGCCATACTGCTTTTGCGGGTGGGAGATAAAGCAAAAATAATCATGCCCTCGCATTTGGCTCACGGTCTTATTGGAGATCAGAACCGAATCCCGGGCAAGGCTACCTTGATCTACGACCTGGAATTCGCCGGAATTGAAAGAGCGAAATAA
- a CDS encoding FKBP-type peptidyl-prolyl cis-trans isomerase, producing the protein MAFGEKGRRDMSGNDIIPPYSTIIYDVEVLEIKTKAEHEKEQAAKEAKSKAEVKAAEAKEPGLIQSYLKEKGITAKPTASGLYYVEKVKGKGAKAVAGKKVSVHYTGRLLDGTVFDSSLERKPAQPYEFPLGTGQVIPGWDEGIALMNEGGKAILIIPSKLGYGGAGSGEIIKPFSPLVFDVELVKVSK; encoded by the coding sequence ATGGCTTTTGGTGAAAAAGGAAGAAGGGATATGAGTGGAAATGATATCATACCACCTTATAGTACTATTATCTATGATGTTGAAGTATTGGAGATAAAAACCAAAGCAGAACACGAGAAGGAACAAGCTGCCAAGGAAGCTAAAAGTAAAGCGGAAGTCAAAGCTGCTGAAGCAAAGGAACCTGGTTTGATCCAGAGTTACCTGAAAGAAAAAGGAATCACAGCAAAACCAACTGCCTCCGGACTATATTATGTTGAAAAAGTTAAAGGTAAAGGTGCAAAAGCTGTAGCAGGCAAAAAAGTAAGTGTACATTATACAGGCCGACTCCTTGATGGAACCGTATTCGATTCATCATTGGAAAGAAAGCCTGCTCAACCCTACGAATTCCCATTAGGAACCGGACAAGTAATTCCAGGATGGGATGAAGGTATCGCCCTGATGAATGAAGGTGGTAAAGCAATCCTTATCATTCCCTCAAAGCTGGGTTATGGTGGAGCCGGAAGTGGTGAAATAATCAAACCTTTCTCCCCACTCGTATTTGATGTGGAATTGGTGAAAGTGAGTAAATAA
- the cysQ gene encoding 3'(2'),5'-bisphosphate nucleotidase CysQ, which produces MLEEQIANAIHASILAGKAIMNVYSQDFSVELKADQSPLTLADQHAHEVIKKLLTPGIPLLSEEGQSYPYELRSNWEEYWLVDPLDGTKEFVKRTGEFTVNIARIRHGKPIAGIIYVPVTGLLYFGIEGYGSYRYLVKNHILPQITLNQVIELSDKLPVTKNEGQFVVASSVSHMNQETTDFIKNAVIGIEKVEYLSKGSSLKFCSLAEGTVDLYPRLGPTMEWDTAAGHAIARFAGCYVNEYLSGKEVVYNKENLLNPWFIAGRE; this is translated from the coding sequence ATGCTTGAAGAACAAATCGCAAATGCAATACATGCTTCTATACTGGCTGGAAAAGCAATAATGAATGTATATAGCCAGGACTTTTCTGTTGAATTAAAAGCAGACCAAAGCCCATTAACATTGGCAGATCAGCATGCACATGAAGTAATAAAGAAGTTGTTAACACCCGGTATTCCTTTGTTAAGTGAAGAAGGCCAATCTTATCCCTATGAATTGAGAAGCAATTGGGAAGAGTATTGGCTTGTGGATCCATTAGATGGAACAAAAGAGTTTGTGAAAAGGACCGGTGAATTCACTGTTAATATTGCAAGGATCAGGCATGGTAAGCCAATAGCCGGGATTATTTATGTACCGGTTACGGGGTTATTATATTTTGGCATTGAAGGTTATGGTTCCTATCGTTACTTAGTGAAGAACCATATTCTTCCGCAGATCACCTTAAACCAGGTAATTGAGTTATCGGATAAGCTTCCTGTGACTAAAAATGAAGGCCAATTTGTGGTTGCCAGCAGTGTTTCACATATGAACCAGGAGACTACCGATTTTATAAAAAATGCGGTAATTGGAATAGAAAAAGTAGAATATCTTTCAAAAGGCAGCTCCTTGAAATTTTGCTCCCTGGCAGAAGGCACCGTGGATCTCTATCCCAGGCTTGGCCCTACTATGGAGTGGGATACTGCGGCAGGACATGCTATTGCTCGCTTTGCCGGTTGTTATGTTAATGAGTATCTTTCAGGGAAAGAAGTTGTTTATAATAAGGAAAACCTACTTAATCCTTGGTTTATTGCAGGCAGGGAATGA
- the uvrB gene encoding excinuclease ABC subunit UvrB: MNFKLTSEYSPTGDQPEAIKQLVEGLNRGDAAQVLLGVTGSGKTFTIANVIQEVNRPTLVLSHNKTLAAQLYGEFKQFFPENRVEYFVSYYDYYQPEAFIPVTNTYIEKDLSINEEIEKLRLSASSALLSGRRDVIVVSSVSCIYGIGNPEDFNNSVIKLQKGDNLSRNKFLHALVESLYSRTELDLSRGKFRVKGDTVDIFPAYDDIAYRVIFFGDEIELIESFDPLNGRGIEELTELVLFPANIFVTSKEKMKDAIWDIQSDMARQVEYFNSIGKHLEAKRLEDRVTYDVEMLRELGYCSGIENYSRYFDNRKTGDRPFCLIDYFPDDFLMVIDESHVTVSQIRAMYGGDRSRKQNLVEYGFRLPSAMDNRPLKFEEFETMYEQVIYVSATPADYELKQSEGVVVEQLIRPTGLLDPRIVLKPSLNQIDDLLDEVEKRTQVGERTLVTTLTKRMAEELTKYMAKVGIRCRYIHSEVDTLERIEILRDLRLGTFDVLVGVNLLREGLDLPEVSLVAILDADKEGFLRSERSLTQTAGRAARNINSLVIFYADKVTDSMQRTIDETSRKREKQIQYNTEHNITPTQILKTTGEIIGQTSVADSRVKAPKAYVEKVEANIAADPLIQYLNKDQLKKLVDETRRAMEKAAKELDFYEAARLRDEMHVYKTRLESISKLT; this comes from the coding sequence ATGAATTTTAAATTAACATCAGAATATTCTCCAACGGGCGACCAACCGGAAGCCATCAAGCAACTGGTTGAAGGCCTCAACCGAGGAGATGCTGCCCAGGTGCTCTTAGGAGTTACCGGGTCAGGCAAGACCTTTACGATTGCCAATGTCATTCAGGAGGTCAATCGTCCTACCCTTGTACTCAGCCATAATAAGACGCTTGCAGCCCAACTATACGGGGAGTTTAAGCAGTTCTTTCCTGAAAACAGGGTTGAATATTTTGTTTCATATTATGATTATTATCAACCGGAAGCCTTTATCCCTGTGACAAATACTTACATTGAAAAGGATCTTTCCATCAATGAGGAGATTGAGAAACTGAGGTTAAGTGCATCTTCGGCTTTATTGTCAGGCAGACGGGATGTGATAGTTGTTTCATCTGTTTCCTGTATTTACGGTATTGGAAATCCGGAAGATTTCAATAATAGTGTCATCAAGCTTCAGAAAGGTGATAATCTTAGCAGGAATAAATTTCTTCATGCTTTGGTTGAGAGTTTGTATTCAAGGACTGAATTGGATCTGAGCAGAGGAAAGTTCAGGGTGAAGGGAGATACGGTAGACATTTTCCCGGCCTATGATGATATTGCTTACAGGGTCATATTTTTCGGTGATGAAATAGAGTTAATTGAATCATTTGACCCATTGAATGGTCGTGGGATTGAAGAATTGACAGAGCTAGTATTATTTCCTGCCAATATCTTTGTTACATCGAAGGAAAAGATGAAGGATGCTATTTGGGATATTCAGTCTGACATGGCCCGACAGGTAGAATACTTTAATAGTATTGGAAAGCATCTTGAAGCCAAACGTCTTGAAGACCGTGTTACTTATGATGTGGAAATGTTGCGGGAACTGGGGTATTGCTCTGGAATTGAGAACTATAGCCGTTACTTTGATAACCGAAAAACCGGTGACCGTCCATTCTGCCTGATTGATTATTTTCCTGATGATTTCCTGATGGTCATTGATGAGAGTCATGTGACTGTTTCACAAATCAGGGCGATGTATGGTGGTGACAGATCACGCAAGCAAAACCTTGTGGAGTATGGATTCCGGCTACCTTCCGCGATGGACAACAGGCCATTGAAGTTCGAGGAATTTGAAACAATGTATGAGCAGGTTATTTACGTGAGCGCCACTCCGGCTGATTATGAACTGAAGCAGAGCGAAGGCGTGGTGGTGGAACAACTCATCAGGCCTACCGGATTGCTGGATCCACGTATTGTTTTAAAGCCTAGCCTTAATCAGATCGATGACCTTTTGGATGAGGTTGAGAAGAGAACACAGGTTGGTGAGAGAACCCTGGTAACAACACTAACAAAGCGAATGGCCGAAGAACTCACAAAGTATATGGCTAAGGTGGGGATACGATGCCGCTATATTCACTCTGAAGTGGATACCCTTGAAAGAATTGAGATACTGAGGGATTTGCGTCTGGGAACATTTGATGTACTGGTGGGCGTCAATTTGCTTAGAGAAGGATTAGACCTGCCGGAAGTTTCTCTTGTGGCAATACTGGATGCAGATAAAGAGGGATTTTTGCGATCAGAAAGGTCTCTAACCCAGACTGCTGGTCGTGCTGCCAGAAACATCAACAGCCTTGTGATCTTCTATGCTGACAAGGTGACTGATTCGATGCAGAGAACCATAGATGAAACCAGCAGGAAAAGGGAAAAACAGATACAATATAATACTGAACATAATATAACTCCCACTCAAATCCTCAAAACAACAGGAGAGATTATTGGTCAGACATCTGTTGCCGATTCCCGTGTGAAAGCGCCAAAAGCCTATGTAGAAAAAGTTGAAGCCAATATAGCTGCAGATCCATTGATTCAATATCTAAATAAAGATCAGTTGAAGAAATTAGTGGATGAGACACGCAGGGCTATGGAGAAGGCTGCAAAAGAACTTGATTTTTATGAAGCGGCACGGCTAAGGGATGAGATGCACGTTTATAAAACAAGGCTGGAAAGTATCAGTAAATTGACCTGA
- a CDS encoding endonuclease/exonuclease/phosphatase family protein: protein MVKKSNAKPKIVKTSIPTKLMIFVNIVFAFLLICSYIAARVSPADFWPLAFAGLSYPFLLIINLFFVLFWIVFLKRYFLISLICILLGYNQFHSFIQFRGASEKILEKDGLKIMSYNVRLFDLYNWKDTKLVSRSRDGIFELIGNENADILCLQEYYNGKMYAETIKSKLNANYHYEAYIDNGKKLLPFGLITFSKYPIISSQKICYLNTYRNFCIITDIALPHDTVRVINTHMESIRFGKEDYLFVNDITRNSVKNNDFTQGSKSILSKMKNAFIKRSVQVDELSALISNSPYKVILCADFNDTPTSYVYRQIAKTHTDTFKAAGTGLGQTYAQILPILRIDYIFTDRTFKVLDYKTIHNEYSDHYPIITTISTREE, encoded by the coding sequence ATGGTGAAGAAGAGCAATGCAAAACCTAAAATTGTTAAGACATCAATTCCGACCAAGTTGATGATCTTCGTCAATATTGTCTTTGCTTTTCTGCTTATCTGTTCCTATATAGCCGCCAGAGTGTCTCCGGCTGATTTCTGGCCACTCGCATTTGCAGGCCTCTCCTACCCTTTCCTGCTTATTATCAATCTTTTCTTCGTTTTGTTCTGGATTGTATTCTTAAAGCGTTACTTTTTAATCTCACTTATTTGTATTCTATTGGGATACAATCAGTTCCATTCTTTTATTCAGTTTAGGGGAGCTTCTGAAAAAATTCTTGAAAAAGACGGCTTAAAAATCATGTCCTACAATGTGAGGCTATTTGACCTATATAACTGGAAAGACACAAAACTCGTTTCCAGGTCGAGGGATGGCATTTTTGAACTGATTGGAAATGAAAATGCTGATATTCTTTGTTTGCAGGAATATTATAATGGTAAGATGTATGCAGAGACCATCAAGAGCAAACTGAATGCAAACTATCATTATGAGGCCTATATTGACAACGGAAAGAAGCTGCTTCCATTCGGTTTAATCACGTTTAGCAAATATCCTATCATTTCCAGTCAGAAGATTTGTTACCTGAATACTTACAGAAATTTCTGCATAATAACTGATATAGCACTTCCACACGATACGGTAAGGGTAATAAATACCCATATGGAATCGATACGGTTTGGGAAAGAAGACTATTTATTTGTCAATGACATCACCCGTAATTCAGTGAAAAACAATGACTTTACGCAAGGATCGAAGTCAATTCTCTCAAAAATGAAGAATGCATTCATTAAGAGGTCTGTTCAGGTAGATGAATTATCAGCACTGATCAGTAATTCTCCATATAAGGTCATTCTTTGTGCAGATTTCAATGATACACCTACATCCTATGTGTACCGGCAAATTGCTAAAACGCATACTGATACATTTAAAGCAGCGGGTACCGGCTTAGGTCAGACCTATGCCCAGATCCTGCCTATCCTCAGGATTGATTATATATTCACAGATCGAACATTTAAAGTATTGGATTACAAGACCATTCACAATGAATATTCAGATCATTATCCCATTATTACTACTATCAGTACCAGGGAAGAATAA
- a CDS encoding rhomboid family intramembrane serine protease, producing MNILVWFIINLLRVFLFLFQTPENPIETEWILAIEKWLAVPAGLDQWLSKPWTVITYMFLHLDFWHLLVNMLWLYWFGKIFLEFMNGRRLLFVYLFGGILGALTFMAAFNVFPVFSQSLGVAVAIGASASVLAVVIATSTLVPNYAINLLFIGQVKIKYIALFMIIMDVFMLRSSNAGGHFAHLGGALAGVIYILAVPSGNFAFSDPIRSFLRKTGLSKRKIKPVYKSGKPLSDEEYNAMKALSQKKIDVILDKIAKSGYKSLTEEEKEFLFKFSNK from the coding sequence GTGAATATTTTGGTTTGGTTTATCATCAACCTCCTGAGAGTATTTCTTTTTCTTTTTCAAACGCCAGAGAATCCTATCGAAACTGAATGGATACTTGCCATTGAAAAGTGGCTTGCTGTTCCGGCAGGATTGGATCAATGGTTAAGCAAACCCTGGACCGTTATTACCTATATGTTTCTTCACCTGGATTTCTGGCATCTCCTGGTGAATATGTTATGGCTTTATTGGTTTGGGAAGATCTTCCTGGAATTCATGAATGGAAGACGATTATTATTCGTTTATCTTTTTGGAGGCATACTGGGTGCACTCACATTTATGGCAGCCTTTAATGTCTTCCCTGTCTTTAGTCAAAGCCTGGGAGTTGCAGTAGCTATTGGAGCGTCGGCTTCCGTGCTTGCGGTCGTAATTGCAACATCTACACTTGTTCCTAATTATGCAATAAACCTTCTTTTTATAGGACAGGTAAAAATCAAGTACATTGCACTTTTCATGATTATAATGGATGTTTTCATGCTGCGTTCCAGCAATGCAGGCGGACATTTTGCCCATTTAGGGGGTGCTCTTGCCGGTGTGATTTATATACTAGCTGTCCCATCCGGCAACTTTGCTTTCTCTGATCCTATTCGTAGTTTCCTTCGTAAAACAGGGCTGAGTAAACGAAAGATAAAACCTGTCTATAAATCAGGCAAACCATTATCAGATGAAGAGTATAATGCCATGAAGGCGCTAAGTCAAAAGAAAATAGACGTTATCCTGGATAAAATCGCAAAATCTGGATATAAGAGTCTGACTGAAGAAGAGAAAGAATTCCTGTTTAAGTTTAGTAACAAATAA
- a CDS encoding rhomboid family intramembrane serine protease, with protein MSYGQYSPTGFRVLPPVVKNIIILNILFFLATIGLGSAMNIDLQDLLGLHYFASSEFAPYQFITYMFMHGGFSHIFFNMFALWMFGSVLENVWGPRRFIIFYIFTGIGAALLHYLIFYIQINPVLQLMEGFINDPNLANLQTFISQHKFAVNENSVEMYDEFQRFSSTLDILQRNPGNIEALQESVNFVSDYKEYYLNLPTVVGASGAIYGLLLAFGMLFPNSLIYLYFFIPIKAKWFVILFGALELISGFFDTGEVAHFAHLGGMIFGFFLIIYWKRQEKNRRNNNLY; from the coding sequence ATGAGTTACGGACAATATAGCCCTACAGGATTCAGAGTCTTACCACCTGTTGTCAAGAATATAATTATTCTGAATATTTTGTTTTTCCTTGCCACAATCGGGCTTGGAAGTGCAATGAATATTGATCTTCAGGATTTACTTGGGCTTCATTACTTTGCTTCAAGTGAGTTTGCTCCTTATCAGTTCATTACCTATATGTTCATGCATGGGGGCTTTTCGCATATCTTCTTCAATATGTTTGCCTTATGGATGTTTGGTAGTGTCCTTGAGAATGTTTGGGGACCAAGAAGGTTTATAATTTTTTATATTTTTACAGGCATTGGAGCAGCATTATTACATTATCTCATTTTCTACATTCAAATAAATCCTGTGCTTCAACTCATGGAAGGTTTCATCAACGATCCTAACCTTGCAAATCTTCAAACCTTTATCTCTCAGCATAAATTCGCTGTCAATGAGAACTCTGTTGAAATGTATGATGAGTTTCAGCGTTTTTCATCCACACTTGATATTTTACAAAGAAACCCCGGTAATATCGAGGCATTGCAGGAATCAGTAAATTTTGTTTCTGATTATAAGGAGTATTATCTCAATTTGCCTACTGTTGTGGGTGCTTCGGGTGCAATCTATGGATTATTGCTTGCCTTTGGAATGTTATTTCCTAATTCATTGATTTATTTATATTTCTTTATCCCTATAAAGGCAAAGTGGTTTGTAATTCTTTTTGGAGCATTGGAATTAATTTCAGGCTTCTTCGATACTGGGGAAGTGGCCCATTTTGCTCACCTTGGAGGGATGATTTTTGGCTTTTTCCTGATTATCTATTGGAAAAGACAAGAAAAGAACCGAAGAAACAATAATTTGTATTAG